Within Crassostrea angulata isolate pt1a10 chromosome 2, ASM2561291v2, whole genome shotgun sequence, the genomic segment TGCAATAATGgtttacattaaatttataattgagtgaataaaagtaaaaaattgtcGGTCCCAAGCCAAGTGGAAGCTGATTCATGATGGATGATTATAGGATCAAGGTGAAAACTATCCCACTGAAGACTACTCCTCATCCAAGCTGGACCGGTTATATTATCACGATAGCGTGTCCATCCAAGCTGGTGAATTAACATTATTAATACTTTTTGCATCAAAGTGACtataaattttgtattataaacaacattcagtaaaaaatgatgttaaatTCTGCAATTTCATTACTCACACTTAGTGGTTCATCATGGCTAATGCTATGTTTGTAGTTACTTTCTTGTCCAACAAGTTTGGCGGTTTACGTCTCGAATTCAACGGTCATCAATACATGGTATCATATTTCACAAATATTTACTATGGAAAggcaattattaaataaaaacactaTGCAATATGTTCAtacttgaagaaaaaaatgaagctttgttaagaacatttttaaattagattaaagaacacttatgtcatttttttttgtatgtgaacttgtacataataataataatactttTCTTTGATTTCAGATCAATTCTCGGAGAGGAGACCGACGCTACTGGAAGTGTGTGATTCCGGAATGTGCTGCCAGACTCAACACGCATCATGAGTTCATCACAAAGTTCGTGCATCACCACAACCATGAACCAGATGCCGTCGACGTTAAAGTAAGAAGAATCATGgagaaaataaaacagagaaGCAAAGAAGAGACCAAACCAGTGCCAGCAATCTATAAGGAAGAACGATGCCTTCTCCGATCAGAGGAATTCATCGAATTCATCGGACAATAAATTAAGCACatctatttttacatttaaatatatgttttctgaaaatataaatGCACAGTTAATAATAGTTTATGCACACAGACCGATCATCCAAGGTGAAGAAGATGAGATGGTGCTTAATTTATTGTCCtctgatttttttatcatgaGTATCAATTGCAATAAATGAGTGTGTATGTATtatgatgtaaatattaaaaagtcttatactttatgataaaaaatgacaTGTGTTGTAAgatgaattaaatatattaaatatcattGCAAATAATGTGTTCTTGTTTCTTGTCCATACCCCCGTTTTATAATacagactatagcaattaagcaattatctcacctggtcaaattcccgtttcgcacacattttttttatacaaaattttcaaatgtgtgcaaaacgggaacaaacctaTTTAACATGTATACACTGGTGGGTTCCCATTTTGCACAAATTTGAGGATTAGGTgtgaattgtattttgatagcaATCAAAGAAAgtaataatgagagagagagagagaggagagagagagagagagagagagattacatgtctAAGAAAAGatacatatgtttaacagagTAAGTAAGtcagagaaaagagagagagagagagagagagagagagactacatgtctgagagaataagtaagatgtacatgtttacatgtataagagtaaggagagagagcgagagagagagagagagagagagagagagagagagagcaaacagCCATGTTATACAGagcaataaatattaaatgatagatATGGAACAACAAGAGTAAGGGAGTAAGAGACAAAGTTTAGTTGAGTTCATCTgaaagagagagaaacagagatAGAGAGAAGAGAGGGGTGATAGAAAACAAGATTACATGTTAGAAGAGAGAGAGGTTTGGTAGTCAAAGTGTGAGGGATAGAGAGAACAGTTGGAAAGCAAGAGAACAGATTTAATGAGAGATAAAAAGTGcatgtttagctgtaaaatcaTGAGATAGTGAGAGAAAGTAATAATAAAAGAATGAAATTgattacatgtctgagagaaatAGAATGATGCATATGTTTAACAGAGTAAGTCGGAgaagagacagagagagagagagagagaatacatgTCTTAGAAAAATAGttagatgcacatgtttacatactAAGTCTGTGAGTAAGAAacagagactacatgtctgagagaataagatgcacatgtttat encodes:
- the LOC128171458 gene encoding uncharacterized protein LOC128171458: MANAMFVVTFLSNKFGGLRLEFNGHQYMINSRRGDRRYWKCVIPECAARLNTHHEFITKFVHHHNHEPDAVDVKVRRIMEKIKQRSKEETKPVPAIYKEERCLLRSEEFIEFIGQ